A stretch of the Conger conger chromosome 3, fConCon1.1, whole genome shotgun sequence genome encodes the following:
- the LOC133124530 gene encoding neurexophilin-2-like, whose protein sequence is MRILCSILLLLSLHPATCTKVQIPAVEVLEWGETNNEESLLQTASPRIVNPLRLFARGPTGQKQNTSAMTYIQHMENFWDWLSNQADVRERHARTKRRPIVKTGKFKKMFGWGDFHSNIKTVELNLLITGKIVDHGNGTFSVYFRHNSTGKGNVSVSLVPPSKVVEFEISQQSTLETKDSKAFNCRIEYEKTDRAKKTALCSFDPTNMCYKEQTQSHVSWLCSKPFKVICIYIAFYSVDYKLVQKVCPDYNYHSDTPYISTG, encoded by the exons ATGAGAATCCTGTGCTCgatcctgctcctcctctctctgcacccG GCTACTTGCACCAAAGTGCAGATTCCAGCGGTCGAAGTCCTGGAATGGGGGGAGACGAATAATGAAGAGAGCCTCTTGCAGACAGCGAGCCCTCGGATTGTAAACCCTCTCCGTCTCTTTGCCAGGGGACCTACCGGGCAGAAGCAGAACACCAGCGCCATGACGTACATACAACACATGGAAAACTTCTGGGACTGGCTCTCCAATCAGGCTGATGTTCGGGAGAGACACGCCAGAACTAAACGGAGGCCCATAGTGAAGACTGGAAAGTTCAAAAAGATGTTCGGTTGGGGCGATTTCCACTCAAACATCAAGACCGTAGAACTGAACCTCCTCATAACCGGCAAAATTGTAGACCACGGGAACGGCACTTTCAGCGTTTACTTCCGTCACAACTCGACCGGTAAGGGGAACGTCTCCGTCAGCCTGGTGCCTCCCTCCAAGGTGGTGGAGTTTGAGATCAGTCAGCAGTCCACACTGGAGACCAAGGACTCCAAAGCTTTCAACTGTCGCATCGAATACGAGAAGACGGACCGGGCCAAGAAGACGGCCTTGTGCAGCTTCGATCCCACCAACATGTGTTACAAGGAGCAGACACAGAGTCATGTCTCTTGGCTTTGCTCAAAGCCCTTCAAAGTTATATGCATCTACATCGCCTTCTACAGCGTTGACTACAAGCTGGTGCAGAAGGTTTGCCCTGACTATAATTATCATAGTGACACTCCCTACATCTCCACTGGCTGA
- the si:ch211-227n13.3 gene encoding uncharacterized protein si:ch211-227n13.3 isoform X2, with protein sequence MTQNGWKRTDYDERFEMLYSSIITQNSSWSQAAVSLTRSVCRWRSDSGLSSSSFQAPVLERSGRPSRSREAPSAHTQSTSLQKSTFEPWGWSEQDPGKYGRARSGPELQGQRGGRRWREMVPANGGSENSIVISDEGTDCEILEEGDGGRMTSSPIVDGDAGVHALWVLGDGDGFRDREHEARGQGHAISLPNNEREALEFGRVVGDPDNCSDSLSTASGPTLSADFALRLPCPACAKLFRKMRRLKDWEKIIDNDPTSLSCDQWVLKKIWRPRALPNRKGKLWTHLSQIRMRALSSTEAGEIQNPKPSCSRPHVFLHRKPRHARAMAVRAGARGGRRQKKRKLCETELQEEGQLHTHCASSSSTSRRAEEPALNISDSEDKTAACRKLQFHGASVAPDPKRQYEKPENQKTAQQDVEPHTGSTSLTPAATRSETFNPSPVGGALDPCPWVRGGGFRTMLVELEGNRSVVVRELDRLSANKLR encoded by the exons ATGACACAAAATGGATGGAAACGGACGGACTATGACGAGCGTTTTGAAATGCT GTACAGCTCCATCATCACGCAGAACTCCAGCTGGTCCCAGGCAGCTGTGTCTCTCACCAGGTCGGTCTGTCGATGGCGGAGCGACAGCGGCCTGAGCTCGTCCTCCTTCCAGGCTCCCGTACTGGAGAGGAGCGGCAGACCCAGCCGATCGCGAGAAGCCCCGTCTGCCCATACCCAGTCCACCTCTCTTCAGAAGAGCACCTTTGAGCCCTGGGGCTGGAGCGAGCAAGACCCGGGCAAGTATGGCCGGGCAAGGAGCGGACCGGAGCTGCAGGGGCAAAGGGGGGGAAGACGGTGGAGGGAGATGGTCCCAGCGAATGGCGGTTCTGAGAACAGCATCGTGATCAGTGACGAAGGAACAGACTGCGAGATTCTGGAGGAAGGCGACGGCGGCCGGATGACGAGCAGCCCCATCGTGGACGGAGACGCCGGCGTCCACGCGCTTTGGGTCTTGGGGGACGGCGATGGGTTCCGAGACCGAGAGCACGAGGCCCGGGGTCAAGGCCATGCGATTTCTTTACCGAACAATGAACGGGAGGCTTTGGAGTTTGGGAGAGTTGTAGGAGACCCAGACAACTGCAGTGACTCATTATCGACAGCGTCTGGCCCCACTCTTTCTGCTGACTTTGCCCTCCGGTTGCCCTGTCCGGCCTGTGCCAAGCTCTTCAGAAAAATGAGAAGGCTCAAAGActgggaaaaaataattgaCAATG ATCCTACGTCGTTGTCATGTGACCAATGGGTGTTGAAGAAAATATGGAGGCCAAGAGCCCTGCCAAACAGAAAAGG caagctGTGGACACATCTTAGTCAAATTCGGATGAGGGCTTTGAGCAGCACAGAGGCCGGAGAAATACAAAACCCAAAGCCCTCATGCTCAAGACCTCATGTGTTTCTGCACAG AAAACCTCGGCACGCGAGGGCGATGGCTGTTCGAGCTGGAGCGCGGGGGGGCAGGAGGCAGAAGAAGCGGAAGTTGTGCGAGACGGAGCTCCAGGAGGAGGGGCAGCTGCACACGCACTGCGCCAGCTCCAGCAGTACCAGCCGCAGGGCTGAGGAGCCTGCGCTGAACATCAGCGACAGCGAAGACAAGACTGCCGCCTGCAGGAAACTGCAGTTCCACGGGGCATCCGTGGCCCCAGACCCTAAACGGCAGTACGAAAAGCCAGAAAACCAGAAAACCGCACAGCAGGACGTGGAACCACATACGGGCTCCACGTCACTTACACCAGCAGCCACGAGGAGTGAGACATTTAACCCTTCGCCTGTGGGGGGCGCCCTGGACCCCTGTCCCTGGGTGCGGGGTGGGGGCTTTAGGACCATGCTGGTGGAGCTGGAAGGAAACCGGAGCGTGGTGGTCCGAGAGCTTGACCGTTTATCCGCGAATAAACTAAGATAA
- the si:ch211-227n13.3 gene encoding uncharacterized protein si:ch211-227n13.3 isoform X1, with translation MTQNGWKRTDYDERFEMLYSSIITQNSSWSQAAVSLTRSVCRWRSDSGLSSSSFQAPVLERSGRPSRSREAPSAHTQSTSLQKSTFEPWGWSEQDPGKYGRARSGPELQGQRGGRRWREMVPANGGSENSIVISDEGTDCEILEEGDGGRMTSSPIVDGDAGVHALWVLGDGDGFRDREHEARGQGHAISLPNNEREALEFGRVVGDPDNCSDSLSTASGPTLSADFALRLPCPACAKLFRKMRRLKDWEKIIDNDPTSLSCDQWVLKKIWRPRALPNRKGKLWTHLSQIRMRALSSTEAGEIQNPKPSCSRPHVFLHRNLLLCKRKDALARRKPRHARAMAVRAGARGGRRQKKRKLCETELQEEGQLHTHCASSSSTSRRAEEPALNISDSEDKTAACRKLQFHGASVAPDPKRQYEKPENQKTAQQDVEPHTGSTSLTPAATRSETFNPSPVGGALDPCPWVRGGGFRTMLVELEGNRSVVVRELDRLSANKLR, from the exons ATGACACAAAATGGATGGAAACGGACGGACTATGACGAGCGTTTTGAAATGCT GTACAGCTCCATCATCACGCAGAACTCCAGCTGGTCCCAGGCAGCTGTGTCTCTCACCAGGTCGGTCTGTCGATGGCGGAGCGACAGCGGCCTGAGCTCGTCCTCCTTCCAGGCTCCCGTACTGGAGAGGAGCGGCAGACCCAGCCGATCGCGAGAAGCCCCGTCTGCCCATACCCAGTCCACCTCTCTTCAGAAGAGCACCTTTGAGCCCTGGGGCTGGAGCGAGCAAGACCCGGGCAAGTATGGCCGGGCAAGGAGCGGACCGGAGCTGCAGGGGCAAAGGGGGGGAAGACGGTGGAGGGAGATGGTCCCAGCGAATGGCGGTTCTGAGAACAGCATCGTGATCAGTGACGAAGGAACAGACTGCGAGATTCTGGAGGAAGGCGACGGCGGCCGGATGACGAGCAGCCCCATCGTGGACGGAGACGCCGGCGTCCACGCGCTTTGGGTCTTGGGGGACGGCGATGGGTTCCGAGACCGAGAGCACGAGGCCCGGGGTCAAGGCCATGCGATTTCTTTACCGAACAATGAACGGGAGGCTTTGGAGTTTGGGAGAGTTGTAGGAGACCCAGACAACTGCAGTGACTCATTATCGACAGCGTCTGGCCCCACTCTTTCTGCTGACTTTGCCCTCCGGTTGCCCTGTCCGGCCTGTGCCAAGCTCTTCAGAAAAATGAGAAGGCTCAAAGActgggaaaaaataattgaCAATG ATCCTACGTCGTTGTCATGTGACCAATGGGTGTTGAAGAAAATATGGAGGCCAAGAGCCCTGCCAAACAGAAAAGG caagctGTGGACACATCTTAGTCAAATTCGGATGAGGGCTTTGAGCAGCACAGAGGCCGGAGAAATACAAAACCCAAAGCCCTCATGCTCAAGACCTCATGTGTTTCTGCACAG aaATCTTTTATTATGCAAGAGAAAGGACGCTCTCGCTCGCAGAAAACCTCGGCACGCGAGGGCGATGGCTGTTCGAGCTGGAGCGCGGGGGGGCAGGAGGCAGAAGAAGCGGAAGTTGTGCGAGACGGAGCTCCAGGAGGAGGGGCAGCTGCACACGCACTGCGCCAGCTCCAGCAGTACCAGCCGCAGGGCTGAGGAGCCTGCGCTGAACATCAGCGACAGCGAAGACAAGACTGCCGCCTGCAGGAAACTGCAGTTCCACGGGGCATCCGTGGCCCCAGACCCTAAACGGCAGTACGAAAAGCCAGAAAACCAGAAAACCGCACAGCAGGACGTGGAACCACATACGGGCTCCACGTCACTTACACCAGCAGCCACGAGGAGTGAGACATTTAACCCTTCGCCTGTGGGGGGCGCCCTGGACCCCTGTCCCTGGGTGCGGGGTGGGGGCTTTAGGACCATGCTGGTGGAGCTGGAAGGAAACCGGAGCGTGGTGGTCCGAGAGCTTGACCGTTTATCCGCGAATAAACTAAGATAA